A single genomic interval of Procambarus clarkii isolate CNS0578487 chromosome 17, FALCON_Pclarkii_2.0, whole genome shotgun sequence harbors:
- the LOC138365563 gene encoding uncharacterized protein, translating to MMQVTDSERQPPHLAPSTVSRMTEVVIKQAQVLHLLNTLDTSIAVGPDKVSPRLLCSCADLRTRLLLLLLAPPLTCLFQLCLVQEIWPSLWKKVDFVPVHKKKSRSVVGKGRSASDLLLNLCTKWHQSLDESKISCVVALDKAGAFDRVWQSGLVMKLQALGIAGSILVLLNDYLQERTQWSRIR from the exons ATGATGCAAGTTACTGATTCTGagcgtcagcctccacatcttgccccaagcactgtgtctaggatgactgaagtggttataaagCAGGCTcaagttctccatctccttaacacgctagacacaagcatagctgtggggccagataaggtcagtccaagatTACTATGCAGCTGCGCTGACCTGCGTACGAGATTACTTCTCCTTCTcctggctccacctctcacgtgcCTCTTCCAACTCTGCCTAGTTCAAGAaatttggccctccttatggaagaaggtagactttgttccagtgcacaaaaagaagagccgctcagtagttg GGAAAGGCCGATCTGCTTCtgatctcttgctaaatctctgcactaagtggcatcagtcactggatgagtccaagatcagctgtgttgttgctctagataaagcaggagcctttgatcgggtctggcaaTCTGGATTAGTAAtgaagcttcaagctttaggcattgcaggctccatcttagtgttattaaatgactaccttcaagaacggactcaatggagcagaatccgatag